The genomic region ACGCTCTGATCCCGGGACCGGCCAAAAGCAAAAGCGCGGTGGCGCCAGGCCCGGAAGGGCCTGCGTCACCGCGCGCTGCGTTGCGGCCGCTGCTGCTTCAGATCAGGCCGCGAGCCCGGCGGAGCTGGTCGAGGGTCCTGCCGTACTCGACGTCCCACTCGGCGGTGCCTTCCTGGAGGTTCTTCATCCGGGCACGGGCCTCGCGGTCGAGCTCGGCATCGACGTCGAGGTGCTTGCGGAAGATGTTGACGATCTTCCGGCGGAGCCCCGGGTCGTCCGAGTAGACCTCTTCGACGTTCCGGGAGATGAGCAGGAACTCGATCATCTGCCCGATGACGTACTCGATCCCCTCGTCGCCCATCTTGAAGCCGCGGACGTCTGCCATCTCGCGCTTCACGGCGTTGAAGCGGCTGTGGTCGTAGCCACGGCGCTCGAGCGCTTCCTTGGTCGCCTGGTTCACCCGCTCTTCAGCGGCCAGGTACTCGCGCATGATCGCCGCCATGTCCATCTCGGCGTCGGCGACCCGGAGGGTCTCGACCTCGATGTCGCCCTCCTTGGTCAAGGTCTGGATGACCTCCCGCGCGATCGCCGGGATCACCTTGGGGTAGAGTCGCATGCCTCAATGCCCTCGCCTGCTGCGCGGAATCCCCCTCGAACTCAGGGGCAAGGACCCGCTCGGACGCTGTAAGTAGAGGAATGGTTTAGACCACGCGCAAGAGGGGCGGCAAGGAATTTCCCGGTTTTTTTTGGACCGTGGCGGCGCTGCCAGATGCCGGACACCTCCCACCGGTGGGGCTCAGCGCTCCCGCCCAGAGGGGCCGCTGCCGCCCTGCGGTTGCGGCGTCGCCTCCGCGGGATCGGCGTCGGCCTGCTCCGGCACCATGCCGTGGGGGAGGCTGCCATAGGTGGTCTCCACCGTGCGGGCCACCAGCGCGGAGGCAGCCTCGAGCTCCTCCACCAGCGCCTCGTCCTCGTCCTCGAGGGCCTCGCCGACCTCGGCCTCCTCGTCCATCGACTGCGCCGCGCCCTCTGGGAGCTCGGTGTCGCGGTCGGGATCCTCGGCGGGCCGGGCGAGGAACTCGCACACCCGCTCCGCCAGCGCCCGGTTGAAGCCCTCGACCTCAGCGAGCGCCTCCACCGAGGCAGCCCGGATCCGCCTCAGGGAGCCGAAATGGCGGAGCAACGCCTTGCGCCGCTTCTCCCCCACCCCCGGGATCTCCTCGAGGATCGACTTGAAGTTCCGGGCCCGGCGCAGCTTCTGGTGGAAGGTGATGGCGAAGCGGTGGGCCTCGTCCCGGAGGCGGGTGAGGACGAAGAGCTCGGCGGAGTTCTGCCGGAGCACCAGCGGATCCTTGCGGCCGGGGAGGAAGACGCGCTCGTCGCTGCGGGCGATGCTGCCGCTGTCGGTCTCCCCCTCCACCCGGCTCTTGGCGAGCGAGGCGAGGTCGACGAGCTCCAGGGCGCCGGCGTCCTTCACCGCGGCGCGGGCGGCGTTGAGCTGCCCCTTGCCGCCGTCGATGAGGAAGAGGTCGGGCAGGTCGCCGGCCTCGAGGCCGCGCTTCACCCTTCGCGAGATCACCTCGTACATCGAGGCGAAGTCGTCCTGTCCGGCGAAGCTCTTGATCTTGTAGCGGCGGTAGCGCGACTTGTCCGCCTCGCCGTCGAGGGCCGCCACCTGGCTGGCCACCACCACCGTCCCCTGAAAATTGGAAATATCGAAACACTCGATCCGCCTGGGGAGCCTGCGCAATTCGAGACGCTGCTGGAGGCGTTCGAGGATCTCCTCGTTGGTCTTGTCCTTCTTCCGGCGCTCGACGAAGCCCTGCTCGGCGTTCTTGTTCGCCATCTCGATCAGGCGCCGCTTGTCGCCGCGGATCGGCTGGTAGACCCGGACCTTGCGAGCCTTTCGCTCGGAGAGGAACTCGGCCTTGGAGGCGAAATCCTCCAGCTCCACCGGCAGCAGCACCTCGTCGGGGATGGCGGCGCCGCTCTCGTAGTACTGGTCCACGAACGAGGAGAGGAGCTCCTCGGTGGGGAACTCCTGGCCGGTGAAGGGGAAGTGCTGCGCGGAGACGAGCTTGCCGCTGCGGAGGAAGAGGATCTCCAGCACCAGGTTCGGCCCCTCCCGGTAGAAGCCGAAGACGTCCTGATCGATCTCGTCGGAGAAGACGGTGCGCTGCTTCTCGAGGCTGCGCTCGATGGCGCCGATCTGGTCGCGGAAGCGGGCGGCGTCCTCGAAGTGGAGGTTCTTCGCCGCCTCCTTCATCCGCAGCCGCAGGCTCTCCACCAGCTCGGGCTCCTTGCCCTCGAGGAAGAGGATCGTCTCCCGGACGCTCCGGGCGTACTCCTCCTTCGGCACCTCGTAGACGCACGGGGCCGGGCAGCGCTTGATCTGGAAGAGGAGGCAGGGCCGGGTCCGCTTCTCCAGCACCTGGTCGGTGCAGGTGCGGAGCTGGAAGTAGCGGTTGACCAGCTTCAGGGTCTCGCGGATCGCGCTGGCGCTCGAATAGGGGCCAAAGTAGCGGGCGCCGTCCTGCTTCATCCGCCGCACCACCTCGAGGCGGGGGAAGGCGTGGGTCTCGTCGAGGCGC from Vulgatibacter sp. harbors:
- a CDS encoding DUF507 family protein: MRLYPKVIPAIAREVIQTLTKEGDIEVETLRVADAEMDMAAIMREYLAAEERVNQATKEALERRGYDHSRFNAVKREMADVRGFKMGDEGIEYVIGQMIEFLLISRNVEEVYSDDPGLRRKIVNIFRKHLDVDAELDREARARMKNLQEGTAEWDVEYGRTLDQLRRARGLI